The window GTTGATGAACTTACAGTGATTACATGGTTTCACACACAATCACCTGCCAATCAACTTTAAATGACATAAATACAGATGCAATTAAACTGCACATGAATCCCATAAACATGAAGCTCTGACCTCCTACATGACTGAAGGACTTCAGGTTTATCAGTGACTGAATCAGTTGATCCTAACAGCTCCCATCATGACAGACAGATAAATAAATCTACAACATTAAACACTAGAAATGAAATATATTAGCAAGACCTTCATAAAACCTGCGTTTAAAGTGATTCACATTCATGTGCTCAGACTGTCTCTACTGCCGGCATGACAGGCAGTAAATTGGGGATTTGATCTGTTTAGAAGCTCAGGCCTGCAGTCTGTCACATCAAAGTCAAGCCAATGTACGCTtcattgtcatctccgctatatacagtacagtatctagagatgagatgatgaggctccagttacattcagtgcaatccccccccccccccccccccccaaagaaataataatataagaagagtgaaaaaataaatatacactttaagaCTTGGAGGTAAATGTATTAATAACAATTTACAATTTGAATGATTTAAAGTGACCTTGAAGTGATTTAAAGTGACCAGCGTAGCAGCTTGTAAACATGAGCAGAGTTCTTGAGTGTAAGGATTGTCCATAGAGCAGCATCTGCATTACAAAGGCAGTGGTATGTGGAGTGCAATAGAGTTAGGTAACGGTTTGTGTGGGTGGTGGGGGGGAGTGGGAGAGCCGGTAGTGAGTTCAAGAGTCTGATGGCTTGTGGGAAAAAGCTACTTCGCAGCCTGGAGGATTGGGCCCCAATGCTGCGATAGCGTCGGCCAGAcgggaggagagaaaagagtgcgtgtgagggagagagatgttCCAGTGATCTTGGCAGCTGCTTTAACAATCCGTTGTAGCTGGATGAGATTGCCGAACCACACGGAGATGCAGCTGGTCAGAACACTCTCTATGGTGCTCCTGTAGAACACGGTGAGGATGGGAAGAGGAAGGCTGGCCCGCTTCAGGCGTCTCAGGAAGTGGAGGCGCTGCTAGGCTATTTTGGTGATggaggtggtgttggtggtCTCGCTGCACCAGAACGCCAGCTGCTCAAACTCATCTCTGTACGCCGACTCGTCGTCGTTGCTGATGAGCGAACCTGATGATGTGGTTGGAGCTGTGTAGAGCAGTGCAGTGTCAGGACAGCGAACAACAGCGGGGTGAGAACACAGCCTCGAGGAGCTCCTGTTCTCAGTCTGATGGTGCTGGAGATGTTGTCGCCGATTCTGAAGAGCTGTCTCGGTTTTACTGACCTGCTGGGAGGCAGATGTTCAATCTTCAATCTTAAGCAGAATATCCAGTGATGAGCAGCTTCTTTGTACTTCCCGTTTCACTGTTGTTTCTTCTCCCAGCAGATGACTTTCTTATTTTGGAATCATATAGTATATGTGAGGAAACCTGCTGTAAACTGCAGTCTGTGCACTTAATacacaatgaaaatatatattttatgttattagaATAAGATGTGTAAAAGGACtttgatgtgtgtgagtgacttCTATTGTTATATCATACACTGATTAGTTTTCTCTGAAAtctaaacagaagaaacaaagagGTATTTACCCTCCGCCTCTTCCTATAACTgtacaaatattatattttattataactgTCTTGTTAAACAGAATTCAGATGGTGGCGACAGTCTCACCCTGGCGGTTCAGCTCCTTTCCCTCGTCcatcaggtcagaggtcatttcACTGTCTTCCATAAACTGCTGGAAGCCCAGAAGATTAAGGCAGCGGGTCCTTAAACTGAAGAGAACATTGATTACGACACAGAATCACAAACATAattacatacagtactgtgcaaagctttcatcaatcaacaaaatgcagtgaatgaacaaaagagaaatctaaatcaCGTCGCATTTTGAAGGAACTCAGCTGGTCGGTTGTTCCAaagatcttggagaactaaccacagattttctgtggatACAGGCTTCCTCAAccccttctgtctcttcatgtaatcccagacacaTTCGATGATGTTAAGATCAGAGCTCTGTGGGGGCCGtaccatcacttccag is drawn from Pelmatolapia mariae isolate MD_Pm_ZW linkage group LG7, Pm_UMD_F_2, whole genome shotgun sequence and contains these coding sequences:
- the LOC134632148 gene encoding uncharacterized protein LOC134632148 isoform X4, translating into MDSAISHHNKLQTAHTSQDNDPKHTAKVIRNYLQCKEEQEVLEVMVRPPQSSDLNIIECVWDYMKRQKGLRKPVSTENLWLVLQDLWNNRPAEFLQNATLRTRCLNLLGFQQFMEDSEMTSDLMDEGKELNRQGQ
- the LOC134632148 gene encoding uncharacterized protein LOC134632148 isoform X3 — translated: MDSAISHHNKLQTAHTSQDNDPKHTAKVIRNYLQCKEEQEVLEVMVRPPQSSDLNIIECVWDYMKRQKGLRKPVSTENLWLVLQDLWNNRPAEFLQNATLRTRCLNLLGFQQFMEDSEMTSDLMDEGKELNRQAGQ
- the LOC134632148 gene encoding uncharacterized protein LOC134632148 isoform X1 — protein: MDSAISHHNKLQTAHTSQDNDPKHTAKVIRNYLQCKEEQEVLEVMVRPPQSSDLNIIECVWDYMKRQKGLRKPVSTENLWLVLQDLWNNRPAEFLQNATLRTRCLNLLGFQQFMEDSEMTSDLMDEGKELNRQESHLLGEETTVKREVQRSCSSLDILLKIED
- the LOC134632148 gene encoding G-protein coupled receptor-associated protein LMBRD2B-like isoform X2, translated to MDSAISHHNKLQTAHTSQDNDPKHTAKVIRNYLQCKEEQEVLEVMVRPPQSSDLNIIECVWDYMKRQKGLRKPVSTENLCLRTRCLNLLGFQQFMEDSEMTSDLMDEGKELNRQESHLLGEETTVKREVQRSCSSLDILLKIED